The following DNA comes from Brassica oleracea var. oleracea cultivar TO1000 chromosome C5, BOL, whole genome shotgun sequence.
TGGTCTATCCCCCAGAAAAGATGTATAGCTTCGTCAAACATTTCAACCTCAGCATAGGCCTTAACCAACGCGCTAGAGACTCTGCTCCGCAACAAAAAGGACAACTTCTCATCCTCTTCGGCATCACCAACGGCGTTCAACAAATCAACAACACTAAACCCACGCCCTTGGTCTCCTTTTCTAATAATCCCAACAAACAAACTACTCAGCTTCTCATCCAAACTCCAACTGCAAACGATTCTAATCACAGCTGCGTAAGCACTAACACTAGGCAAAGAATCCCCATTTCCTTCGATTCGTTTCAGAAACGACAGAGCTAGATAAGGATCATCTCTCATAGTGGTTAACACTCGCAATATCCCGACTTCGTTTAGCTCCAGTGAGTTAACATCAAAGTTACCTTCTTTCGATTGCTCCGAGTGTGAGATTGTGGAGTTCGTATAGGCGAGTGCGGGAACCGCGTACATGCGCGAAGAAGAGGGTGCTCTTCGGACCAGTACTCTCACGTGTGAGAGTAGTGGAATCGGAAACAACCGCATGGAATGTTGACCCGCCGATACCTGTGGCAGCTCGAGAAATTACTAATTGAGATATTTCCCGACCGGCGACGATCAGCTTCGAAGATTTTCTTACCAATCTAAGGGTTTTAGGAAAGGGGCACAAACCTCAAACCGAATCGAACCGATTCGACTCGGAATTAGTTTTTTTTTCTTTTTGTAACTAAACCGAACCAAATCGAAAAGAACGGTTTTGAAACCGGATAACCGAATTAAAATGATTTGGAAATGTTTTGACCAGTACGGCCCATTCGTAATGCCACGTCGGATTACTACAGCGTTTTTTTTTTTAAAACTACTTTCATTGGTCGTACTTGCCACGTGTGACATCTTCTCTATCAAGTACCAACCGCTAAGAAAGCAGCGTCGCCTGCTCTGCCACGACGAGGGAGCAAGAAGAAGCTCAACGATGCTCTCATCAGCGACAGCGACGGCGGCGCGGATTGATCGGCCGATGTTGAAACGTCCGTTCAAAGTGGTGGCGGTGAAATTTCCGAAGTTTCTGCCGAGAGATGTTGAGAGAATCAGAGACACGTTTGCTCTAAAGCTGGCAGCCAGAATCGAGAGGCTTCCCGTACAAGTGAAATGTTTTATTCTTCCACGTTAACATAGAATCAAGAACATGTAGTTTCTTTATGGTAGTGTCATGTGACGTGGGAATGTGTAGGTGAGCTTCTCGGAAGATAGAATCATGAGCAGCTGCGTGACGCCGCTGATGCGGAAAGAGACGAGTCCTGTCGTGCTTCTTCACGGTTTTGATAGGTAGTACTATTAAATCAATAATGTTGCGGTTTTCTTGAGTTAGAGTTTTAAAACTTTTCTTTGTAATAAAAAAAAAAACAGTTCTTGTTTAGAGTGGAGATACACTTATCCATTGCTGGAAGAAGCCGGTTTGGAGACTTGGGCATTTGATATCCTTGGTTGGGGATTTTCTGATTTAGAGAAACTTCCACCGTGTGATGTAGCTTCTAAAAGAGAGCATTTTTACAAGGTTTGTTCGTCAGTCATCTTTACATATGTGAGTTTCCTCCTCTGTTTTCGAAGTAAGAATTGATGTATCATCCTTGTATGATTCGTAGTTTTGGAAGACTCATATTGAAAGGCCCGTGGTTTTGGTTGGGCCTAGCCTCGGTGCTGCTGTTGCTATAGACATTGCTGTCAACCATCCTGAAGCGGTACATATAGACACATTAATTAATATAAGCTTTCATTACTTTTAATTTTGCATGTTCAAAAGATATTGAGTTTTGAGAAGAATATACAGGTTGAGTCTTTGGTTTTAATGGACGCAAGTGTTTATTCAGAAGGTACTGGAAACTTGGCAACTTTGCCCAAAGCAGCAGCTTATGCTGGAGTAAGTTCTCATTAAATTCTTCTATAAATACATAATTTCTCCTGATTGTTCTGAAGGATGATCCACTTGAGCGAAACTATTTTACAATCTTTTTAACCTGACCTTTTTAAGGTATATCTACTCAAGAGTGTTCCATTGAGGCTGTATGCAAACTTCCTTTGCTTCAATGGTGTCTCATTGGAAACTAAATGGGACTGGACAAAGGTATACACACTTTTCATAGGAATTATTTATCACCGAGAAGCTATGTCTCAGTCTGATTTTCATTTCTCAAGCTCAAATCTAGATTGGTCGCTTGCATTGTTTGTATCCTTGGTGGGAAGATGCAGCTGTTAGTTTCATGACTAGCGGAGGATACAACATTACTTCTCTTATTAAAAAGGTAACTTCTTTTATCATTGAAAAAAATAAGTGCATTCTTGTTCTATTGCAGGCTACTCAAAAGATTGTGTCTGCAGGTTTCACAGAAGACACTGATAGTATGGGGAGAGGATGACCAAATCATTAGCAACAAACTCGCTTGGGTTAGCTTTTTTGGCTGTCTCTTCTTTTACCATACACAAAATGTTCTCTTTAGGCCTAAAATCACCTCTTCTTCAAATGCAGAGACTACATGGAGAGTTACCTAACGCAAGTGTGAAACAAATATCAGACTGTGGACATCTTCCTCACGTCGAAAAACCAGCTGCTGCAGCTAAACTGATCACAGAGTTTGTTAGAGAGACTTTCCAGTGTAAAGAGGTTGAAAGTATATCTTAGAGAGCCTTGAACCATTATTTAAGGTGTGTGTTTTCACCAAAATATTCTCTTTTAAACAGTAGTTGGTACTTTACTTCACTCATTGTTGTTTGGTCAATGATTGATCCTGAAAATTTATTTTTGTATACAATTTAAAACAGTATATTTTTACACAAGCAAGGTTGTTGTTGATAAGTCTTTATCATTAAATAACTCTCCACTTCCTTGGTCATTTGTTTTCCATTCTCATCACTGAGAGATTTATGTTCTGTTTTCTTGTTTTTTTTTTAAAATTAGAGCAACCTTAGTAGATGAAAGAACATAGAAAAAACACACAACAAAGCACCTAAGCTTATTTTTTCTCCACTCAAAAGAGAATCAAAGAAGACAAGAACCTAAGCTTATTTTTTCTGTCTCTCTACACATGGCAAAATCCCAACCTTACATCAAAACCTCACAGAAACGCTAGTGATGAGAAGCAGAGTGTTAAAACAGAGGAAATGACCAAACTAGAAGCACCATTGCTTGGAGTAAAGCCTCCGGTTCCGGGTGGACTAGGCGCAGGAGGAGCTCCTGGAAATGTAGTAGTTCCGTTTGTCGGAGTTGGTGTTGCTGGTCCCACTGGTGTTGCTGGTCCTGCTGGTGGTGTTGGTCCAGTTGGTGGTGGTGTTGGTCCAGCTGGTGGTGTAGTTGAAGGAGGCGGCCCTGCAGAGCTGTTATAAAAAACCGAAATGTTTTTTTGTCATATTGATGTGAATGAGATATTTAGTTTAATAGAATTGATTATTACCTTGGGCTTGAAGGAAATATGCAACCAGTAGCCAAATCTGTACAAAAGTAATTCATCAAGGCTCACAACTTTAGTCATCAAAGCTATATAGACTTTTAGGGGTGTGTGACTTTACTGGAAGGTGGGTTTAGATTGGTAGTAGCAGTTCCAGAGAAGTTGCAGCTTCCTGAGACTTGAGCTGCGTTCTGGAAGTAGCTGTTAACAGCCCAATCACAGTGGCTTTTGACTGTGATTGGTTGATAACAAGGACCCTTCTCTTGGATTGGATTACAATCTGCTAAGGTTCCACATGCATAGTCTATTGCTGTTTGAAGCTCTTTCTCTCCTATCCCATCGTTGCAGAGACAGTAAATTGCACCTACAGAAATAGATCATTCCTTTACATAAAAGCTTAAAATAATAGGACAAGAGAGGGATTAATCAGGAAGTTGGAAGAAGATAGACTTACTTGAAGGTGTTATCAAGGCCAAGAGAAGCAAGAGACCTAGAAATACTTTCATGATGATTAGTCTTATGATCTCTCTTTAGGGGAAGCACAAAATAGACTTTGACCTTCGACCAACAACCAGGCAGACACCAAAACAAAGATGATGACTTAGAGAGAGAGAGATATAGAGAATTTAAGAGTTATGGACAATGAAAGGTGATTTAATAAAATATCTACAGAATAAACTGATTATGAGAAGTATACATCATTTTAGGAAAAAATGGGGAAAAAAAAAAGAAAAGGTATATTTTCTCTAGGTTCATTTATAACGTACAATAGAAAAGGAAATTGACGAACTACCATTATGCATGGGGAGATATCCGGGGGCCTCTCTGGTTGTTTTTCTTTTTTTGCAACTTCGGCTGCCTCTCTGGTTGTTGCATAACGCAACTTTGGTAATTATGCATTTAACGCATTTCTGTTAATGTTAATTATTCGTAGATTTGGTTGATATGCTAGATATCTTTAGGACCCAAAATCACAACACTTCATCACTTTTGTAAATTTTCCTTTTTATTTATGTAGTTTTGGTTTTATTTATAGATTACTATATTCTGTTAACATATTTGGGACATGTGTCGCCTACAAAATCCTGATGTATACTATTTCTATAATTTACATATTGATGAGTCACAATTTTAAATGGGGTTTGTCACATCTTGATGAAACATTTCAAAGTTTAATAATATAATGCTATTGTTATTGCTGACAATACAAAGGAAAATATAACTTTTTAAACGGTAATTCTGTTGTACACGACTGAAACGGCCGTTATAAAGTCTTTGGTTTGAACTTTTATTTAACAATGGTTTTGACTAGGGGTGAGCACTTCGGTTATTTTCTCGGTTTGGGTTCGGTTTGGTTTGGTTAGTTCGGTTCTAGTATTTTTTTTCCAATTGAATAAACCATAGTTAGTTATAGTTAGTTTGGTTTGGTCCGGTTCGGTTTGTGTTCGGTTCGGTTTATATTCGGTTCGGTTTATATTAGATTCGGTTTGGTTGGATTTATTTTTTGGATCAGTCTATTTAGGTTCTTCTTAGTTTAATTTTTTTAAGAGAAATTTTTTTAAAGCATAAATTATGTAAACATAAACTATGTGAACTAAATTCAATATAAAACTGAACCAAAAACTTTTAAATAGTCACAAAAATATATAAGAATTAAAAAAAATGTAGGTTAACTAAAATAATAAAAAAGACTAACATCATTAGTAATGTCTCTTATATCATTATTATAAAGTTTGCAATGAATCATCTTCCATGTGATGCCGTGGAGAAGAACTTTTGTTTTTAATAAAATTTGCCTTATGTTTTAGGTTTAAATTTAACATTTATATTTGCATATATAAGAATATAAAGATACAGACTTTTCTATTTTTTTTAATCAAATATTTTAATGATTACATATTCGGTTAGAAGAATATATGTTAATAAATGAAAAATGGAAAATTTGTGGGATAGTATTAGAATTTTAGTATATTGGAATTACTAATATTTTTAATTTAAATAATTACAAAAACAAATCGGTTTTTCGGTTCGGTTTAAAATCGAACTATTCGGGTCGGAGAAATCTTCAACCGAATGGTTCGGTTTCGGTTCGGTTGGTCCGGTTTGACTCGGTTCGGTTTTTTTTCCCACAAAACCAGTGGCAGAACCAGAAATATTAATTTACTATTTAAGTTAGAAATATATGTATTATTATCACAGAAATGTTTTTTTTACAAATTAATGGGCCATGTGAAAAATTTACATAAATTATTGGGATCAAATACTAAATTTTGACTAAATATTATAGTAATTTAAGAAAAAAAAGTATACTAAAAAAACATTTCTTCATTTTAATGGGGTCACTTGACCCCACATGTCCCTGTGTGCCTCCGGCCCTGGTTTTGACTATGATCCTTACTGGTACACTGGTGACTGTGGGACGAAACTTTTAGTGTAAAGGTAATAATTTGTCTACAAAAACAAAATATTGCTGTAGTATACTATGCGCGGTTGTGTGACTTGTGATATGTGTGACTTGATGACCAAACAGAAGAAGATGAATTGAATAAGAATATACTATGAAAGGTGGATGTTTTTCTCATAATAGTTTTCTCTTTTCACGAGGTAACTAAAAGTATAAGTCATGTGGCGCTTGTGGGCCTGTGCCCCAGTGGTATTAACTGTGAAGTCCGATAGCCATTTAGGTTCAAATTTTTGAAGAATTAAAATTTCGGTATCGCCAGAAATAGATAATCATGGACAGAAAAACTAGGCCCTTAATATGTAGTTAGTTTGAACCTATTTCGATGGGATCACGATACCTCTGTATAATTTCAAAAAAAATATGTCATTTGTAGTGATAACTTTTTCGATAGGTTATTTGTTTGTTTTGTCGATTACGTACATCTGATGTGATATTGTTTGAATT
Coding sequences within:
- the LOC106343996 gene encoding uncharacterized hydrolase YugF isoform X1: MLSSATATAARIDRPMLKRPFKVVAVKFPKFLPRDVERIRDTFALKLAARIERLPVQVSFSEDRIMSSCVTPLMRKETSPVVLLHGFDSSCLEWRYTYPLLEEAGLETWAFDILGWGFSDLEKLPPCDVASKREHFYKFWKTHIERPVVLVGPSLGAAVAIDIAVNHPEAVESLVLMDASVYSEGTGNLATLPKAAAYAGVYLLKSVPLRLYANFLCFNGVSLETKWDWTKIGRLHCLYPWWEDAAVSFMTSGGYNITSLIKKVSQKTLIVWGEDDQIISNKLAWRLHGELPNASVKQISDCGHLPHVEKPAAAAKLITEFVRETFQCKEVESIS
- the LOC106343996 gene encoding uncharacterized hydrolase YugF isoform X2 — its product is MLSSATATAARIDRPMLKRPFKVVAVKFPKFLPRDVERIRDTFALKLAARIERLPVSFSEDRIMSSCVTPLMRKETSPVVLLHGFDSSCLEWRYTYPLLEEAGLETWAFDILGWGFSDLEKLPPCDVASKREHFYKFWKTHIERPVVLVGPSLGAAVAIDIAVNHPEAVESLVLMDASVYSEGTGNLATLPKAAAYAGVYLLKSVPLRLYANFLCFNGVSLETKWDWTKIGRLHCLYPWWEDAAVSFMTSGGYNITSLIKKVSQKTLIVWGEDDQIISNKLAWRLHGELPNASVKQISDCGHLPHVEKPAAAAKLITEFVRETFQCKEVESIS
- the LOC106343997 gene encoding PLASMODESMATA CALLOSE-BINDING PROTEIN 4, whose translation is MKVFLGLLLLLALITPSSAIYCLCNDGIGEKELQTAIDYACGTLADCNPIQEKGPCYQPITVKSHCDWAVNSYFQNAAQVSGSCNFSGTATTNLNPPSNLATGCIFPSSPSSAGPPPSTTPPAGPTPPPTGPTPPAGPATPVGPATPTPTNGTTTFPGAPPAPSPPGTGGFTPSNGASSLVISSVLTLCFSSLAFL